The sequence TCTGGGGGACCGCGAGACGATCGAAAAGGCATTCGCCGAGGCGGGCATCACCACCGTCAAGTACGTGGACGTGTCGCAGTAGGCGCGGATCACCACGCGTCGGGGATCGCGTCGGGGGCGGGCAGCCGGCGGACGCACGCCCGCACCTGCGCGATCGCGGCGCCGAGCGCGGCGCGCGCCTCGGCGCCGGCCGGGAGCGCGTCGCGGACGGCGGCCAGAGCGTCGGCCTCCTCGCCGGCGCACGCGTCGGCCGCGGCGGCGGCGAGCGCGGGCCATGCCGCGGCGGGCACGCGTGCCGCGCGGCCGGCGGCGGCGAGCGCCGACAGCGCGGTCGCTCGGGTGGTGGGGTTGCGCAGCGCCACGTACAGGGCGTACGCGCGCTCGCCCGGTGTGACGCCCGGCGCGAACGCGGCGTCGACCGCACGCCGCGCCAGGGCCGGGTCGGCGAGCGACGCGAGCCCGTGCCACAGCACGAGGCGCGCCGGGAACTCGTCGGTGCGGGCGAGGGCGTCGGCGTAGCGGCGAAACAGCGCGTCGTCGCCGCGGGCGCCGGCGACCTCGAGTGCGAGTTCCAACTCGTCGGTGCGGGGGAGGTCGCCGCGGTCGAGCCGCGCTTCGACTTCGCGGCGGGCGGCGCCGGCCAGGGCCGGGTCGGCGGCGAGGACGCCGACGAGCCGCGCCAGCCGCGGCCGCAGCATGCGCGTGTCGTCGTCGTCGCCGTCGCGCGCGCGGAGGCCGAGAGAGCGCGCGCGGGGGCCGAGGGCCGCGCGCAGGTAGGCGCGAAACGCGCCGCCGCGTCCGGCGCGATCGGCGGCGGCCGCGAGATCCGTGAGTCCGCGGACGGCGAGGTCGACGACGGCGTCGCGATCCGACGCGGCGAGGTCGACGAGCGCGCGGGCGGCCTCGTCGACGGGCACGGCGCCGCTGCGCAGCCACATCCACGCGTTGAGCGCGAGCCCGGCCCACTCGACGTCGCCGAGGTCGCGCAGGTGCGCGCGCAGGGCGGCGGCGCCGGCCGCGCCGGGCGCGTACAGGTAATAGCCGCGCTCGCCCGCGTTCGGGTACACCCACGCGGGACACGGCCCCGGCAGGGCGATGTCCACCGCAGTGGGGCCGACGCGGGCGCACCGCGTGCCCGCGGGCGTGCGCACGCACGCGGGTACGATCCACGGCGCGCGGCGGGCCCGCGCGGTGCGCGCGCCGCCATCGGGGCCGCCGGCCACCGCGGCGCGCGGCGGGTTCGCGGGCACCTCGCCGACCGCGAGCGCCGCGCGGGCTCCGGGCGCATCCGCCGATCCGCCGCGCGCGGCGGCCGGCTCGCCTTGCGAAAGCCGCACCGACGCGCCGCGCTCACCGCAGCGCAGCTCGACGCCGACGACCGGTACGGCTCGCCGGTTCAGGAACGGTTTCGCAATTGCGCCGAGGTCGGCCGGACCGGCGGCGGACAGCGCCGCGAGCAGGTCCG is a genomic window of Deltaproteobacteria bacterium containing:
- a CDS encoding M1 family peptidase, translated to CAAATALALAACAPAPAALAPARARPVALQPAPAGPRLPDTVAPARYDLELDIDPNAAELRGRVTIDVAVRVPVRSIWLHAVDLAIDRVELRAGGRERVVRVDRSAAARGLLGIHATAPVPAGTARITIAYRARLGQRVGAFRQRVDGRWYAFSDFEPIDARRAIPCFDEPRFKTPWTVAITAPRGLRALSNAPEVATTDAGPDRVRHAFATTRPLPTYLVAFAVGPFALVDGPRAPVPLRAAVYPGHEARALAAVREGAGALARLQAYTGQRAPVDKIDLVAVPSFNGAMENPGLITVAADILLVDPDRAPPEARRRVAMVVAHELAHLWFGDLVTPAWWDDLWLNEAFASWMADRVVAAMHPGWHWELERVRAKADAVDRDAAGTLPPLRRAAASDADIRTMLGSHMYTKGPAIVAMLERVVGDAAMRAALRGYLRRHADGVGTTPDLLAALSAAGPADLGAIAKPFLNRRAVPVVGVELRCGERGASVRLSQGEPAAARGGSADAPGARAALAVGEVPANPPRAAVAGGPDGGARTARARRAPWIVPACVRTPAGTRCARVGPTAVDIALPGPCPAWVYPNAGERGYYLYAPGAAGAAALRAHLRDLGDVEWAGLALNAWMWLRSGAVPVDEAARALVDLAASDRDAVVDLAVRGLTDLAAAADRAGRGGAFRAYLRAALGPRARSLGLRARDGDDDDTRMLRPRLARLVGVLAADPALAGAARREVEARLDRGDLPRTDELELALEVAGARGDDALFRRYADALARTDEFPARLVLWHGLASLADPALARRAVDAAFAPGVTPGERAYALYVALRNPTTRATALSALAAAGRAARVPAAAWPALAAAAADACAGEEADALAAVRDALPAGAEARAALGAAIAQVRACVRRLPAPDAIPDAW